In Macaca fascicularis isolate 582-1 chromosome X, T2T-MFA8v1.1, one DNA window encodes the following:
- the LOC123571157 gene encoding gastrin-releasing peptide receptor isoform X2, which yields MDIQASHALMKICLKAAFIWIISMLLAIPEAVFSDLHPFHEESTNQTFISCAPYPHSNELHPKIHSMASFLVFYVIPLSIISVYYYFIAKNLIQSAYNLPVEGNIHVKKQIESRKRLAKTVLVFVGLFAFCWLPNHVIYLYRSYHYSEVDTSMLHFVTSICARLLAFTNSCVNPFALYLLSKSFRKQFNTQLLCCQPGLIIRSHSTGRSTTCMTSLKSTNPSVATFSLINGNICHERYV from the exons ATGGATATCCAGGCCTCTCATGCCCTGATGAAGATCTGCCTCAAAGCTGCCTTTATCTGGATCATCTCCATGCTGCTGGCCATTCCAGAGGCTGTGTTTTCTGACCTCCATCCCTTCCATGAGGAAAGCACCAACCAGACCTTCATTAGCTGTGCCCCATACCCACACTCTAATGAGCTTCACCCCAAAATCCACTCCATGGCTTCCTTTCTGGTCTTCTACGTCATCCCACTGTCAATCATCTCTGTTTACTACTACTTCATTGCTAAAAATCTGATCCAGAGTGCTTACAATCTTCCCGTGGAAGGGAATATACATGTCAAGAAGCAG ATTGAATCCCGGAAGCGACTTGCCAAGACAGTGCTGGTGTTTGTGGGCCTGTTTGCCTTCTGCTGGCTCCCCAATCACGTCATTTACCTGTACCGCTCCTACCACTACTCTGAGGTGGACACCTCCATGCTCCACTTTGTCACCAGCATCTGTGCCCGCCTCCTGGCCTTCACCAACTCCTGCGTGAACCCCTTTGCCCTCTATCTGCTGAGCAAGAGTTTCAGGAAACAGTTCAACACTCAGCTCCTCTGTTGCCAGCCTGGTCTGATCATCCGGTCTCACAGCACTGGAAGGAGTACAACCTGCATGACCTCCCTCAAGAGCACCAACCCCTCCGTGGCCACCTTTAGCCTCATCAATGGAAACATCTGTCACGAGCGGTATGTCTAG